A window of the Megalopta genalis isolate 19385.01 chromosome 2, iyMegGena1_principal, whole genome shotgun sequence genome harbors these coding sequences:
- the TfIIS gene encoding RNA polymerase II elongation factor isoform X2 — protein sequence MTVNALRKSSRDEEVISLSKTLIKNWKKFLSGSNKEKDSTSSSSSKKRDDKSEKNKDDGDQKKDKDNSDGDVKMKEEKPHKDMQRKQSTFPAPTTTDAVRLKCRELLAAALRVDGKAIEGCASPEELAEELEEAIYAEFKNTDNRYKNRVRSRVANLRDAKNPNLRTNFIAGAITPARLAVMTAEEMASDEIKQLREQFKKEAINDAQLATVQGTKTDLLKCGKCKKRNCTYNQVQTRSADEPMTTFVLCNECGNRWKFC from the exons ATGACGGTAAATGCATTAAGGAAGTCAAGCAGAGATGAGGAAGTTATATCATTGTCCAAAACTCTGATAAAGAATTGGAAAAAATTCTTATCTG GATCAAATAAAGAAAAGGATTCTACATCTTCGAGTAGTTCAAAGAAGAGAGATGATAAATCAGAAAAAAATAAAGATGATGGAGATCAGAAAAAAGATAAGGATAACTCTGATGGCGATGTTAAAATGAAAGAAGAGAAACCTCATAAAGATATGCAAAGGAAACAGTCAACGTTCCCTGCACCTACCACAACAGATGCTGTTAGACTTAAATGTAGGGAGCTGCTGGCAGCAGCTTTGCGAGTAGATGGAAAAGCGATTGAGGGCTGTGCTTCTCCAGAAGAATTGGCAGAGGAACTGGAGGAAGCTATTTATGCAGAGTTCAAAAATACTGACAACAGATATAAAAATAGG GTACGAAGTAGGGTTGCAAATCTGCGTGACGCGAAGAATCCTAATCTTCGAACCAACTTCATTGCTGGTGCTATAACACCCGCTCGGCTTGCTGTCATGACTGCCGAAGAAATGGCAAGTGATGAGATAAAACAATTGCGAGAACAGTTCAAGAAAGAAGCCATTAACGACGCGCAACTTGCCACTGTGCAAGGCACGAAAACCGATTTATTGAAATGCGGTAAATGCAAGAAACGCAACTGCACATACAACCAAGTACAAACACGTTCAGCCGACGAACCTATGACTACTTTTGTACTATGCAACGAATGTGGAAATCGATGGAAGTTCTGCTAA
- the TfIIS gene encoding RNA polymerase II elongation factor isoform X1 codes for MSAEEEVLRIQKKLNKMSSGDGTGQEQALDLLKVLQKLPVDLELLTKTRIGMTVNALRKSSRDEEVISLSKTLIKNWKKFLSGSNKEKDSTSSSSSKKRDDKSEKNKDDGDQKKDKDNSDGDVKMKEEKPHKDMQRKQSTFPAPTTTDAVRLKCRELLAAALRVDGKAIEGCASPEELAEELEEAIYAEFKNTDNRYKNRVRSRVANLRDAKNPNLRTNFIAGAITPARLAVMTAEEMASDEIKQLREQFKKEAINDAQLATVQGTKTDLLKCGKCKKRNCTYNQVQTRSADEPMTTFVLCNECGNRWKFC; via the exons ATGAGTGCTGAGGAGGAAGTGCTACGGATTCAAAAGAAATTGAACAAGATGTCGAGCGGTGACGGGACG GGTCAGGAGCAAGCATTGGACTTACTTAAAGTATTGCAGAAACTGCCCGTTGACTTAGAACTCTTAACCAAAACTCGCATTGGAATGACGGTAAATGCATTAAGGAAGTCAAGCAGAGATGAGGAAGTTATATCATTGTCCAAAACTCTGATAAAGAATTGGAAAAAATTCTTATCTG GATCAAATAAAGAAAAGGATTCTACATCTTCGAGTAGTTCAAAGAAGAGAGATGATAAATCAGAAAAAAATAAAGATGATGGAGATCAGAAAAAAGATAAGGATAACTCTGATGGCGATGTTAAAATGAAAGAAGAGAAACCTCATAAAGATATGCAAAGGAAACAGTCAACGTTCCCTGCACCTACCACAACAGATGCTGTTAGACTTAAATGTAGGGAGCTGCTGGCAGCAGCTTTGCGAGTAGATGGAAAAGCGATTGAGGGCTGTGCTTCTCCAGAAGAATTGGCAGAGGAACTGGAGGAAGCTATTTATGCAGAGTTCAAAAATACTGACAACAGATATAAAAATAGG GTACGAAGTAGGGTTGCAAATCTGCGTGACGCGAAGAATCCTAATCTTCGAACCAACTTCATTGCTGGTGCTATAACACCCGCTCGGCTTGCTGTCATGACTGCCGAAGAAATGGCAAGTGATGAGATAAAACAATTGCGAGAACAGTTCAAGAAAGAAGCCATTAACGACGCGCAACTTGCCACTGTGCAAGGCACGAAAACCGATTTATTGAAATGCGGTAAATGCAAGAAACGCAACTGCACATACAACCAAGTACAAACACGTTCAGCCGACGAACCTATGACTACTTTTGTACTATGCAACGAATGTGGAAATCGATGGAAGTTCTGCTAA
- the mus81 gene encoding mus81 structure-specific endonuclease subunit, whose product MKRVKIKLKKPNPLFELWLQEWREQAASQNSEMRNHFSKALSSLKKYPLPLKSGKDCIILQHFGTKLCSMLDKKLEKYKAENGDMIGAGNYACSRCKNTERHALKRKHESQHLSISAENTVSEKTELAIFNKFNLSSWNLENYAVLMILYKKTQESYSSGLIIKENLFLEVENLCGHVSKDSVTSLFDNGLIFMLGAPIRYSLTEEGINIAKKICEITATDANLVISRNALKNILTRLGELFPQKLLANADIEQCDNPNLNGHPAREYQKDIHNNLSESSQIQKPQSLKLVTNKNVQQSSQYSTQKKSKENNFIEKRDKLKNINTGAYSKENGQTSSTDHVQKKIYLQSNKFDIILLVDTQETCGGKRKPQHDATISELSQYGVLFEVRHLKVGDFAWIARCRNTRNELILPYIVERKRIDDLSASITDGRFHEQKFRLKQSGIENRMYIIEEYDKSHRLAIPRSSLMQASINTLIQDGFLVKYTANHKDSMFYLSSLTKVFNDVFNEKNLVGCKKETLPQVDILNDTVHLMEFEEFNKAASKQKVFKVNQMFIRQLLQLKGVSVDKAFAIVEHYPTPKVLVNAFQQSDSNGELLISNIQSGNKKQVLGSIISKAIYQLYTNKTLN is encoded by the exons ATGAAAAGAGTGAAGATCAAACTAAAGAAACCAAATCCGCTGTTTGAACTTTGGTTACAAGAATGGCGGGAACAAGCTGCATCCCAAAATTCCGAAAtgcgaaatcatttttctaaagcACTTAGCTCATTGAAGAAATATCCCCTGCCATTAAAGTCTGGAAAAGATTGCATAATACTGCAACATTTTGGTACAAAATTATGCTCGATGTTAGATAAGAAGCTCGAAAAATATAAAGCTGAAAATGGAGATATGATAGGTGCTGGTAACTACGCTTGTTCACGTTGTAAAAATACTGAAAGGCATGCTCTTAAAAGAAAACATGAATCACAACATCTTTCAATAAGTGCAGAAAATACTGTATCTGAGAAG ACAGAGCTGGCaatatttaacaaatttaatttATCATCATGGAACTTGGAAAATTATGCTGTTTTAATGATATTATACAAGAAAACACAAGAGTCCTATTCTTCAG GGCTTATTATCAAGGAGAATTTGTTTCTCGAAGTAGAAAATTTATGTGGTCATGTATCAAAAGATTCAGTTACAAGCTTGTTTGATAATGGTTTAATTTTTATGTTAGGCGCACCAATAAG GTATAGTCTTACAGAAGAGGGGATAAATATAGCAAAAAAGATCTGCGAAATAACTGCCACAGATGCAAATCTAGTTATTTCTCGTAATGCATTAAAGAACATTCTAACACGTTTAGGAGAATTGTTTCCACAGAAATTATTAGCAAATGCAGACATAGAACAGTGTGATAATCCAAATTTAAATGGACATCCAGCCAGGGAATATCAGAAGGATATTCATAATAATTTAAGTGAATCTTCTCAAATTCAGAAGCCTCAATCATTAAAACTTGTTACAAACAAAAATGTGCAACAATCCAGTCAGTATTCCACGCAGAAAAAATCCAAGGAGAATAATTTTATAGAAAAACGTgacaaattgaaaaatattaatacaggCGCATATAGTAAAGAAAATGGTCAAACTTCTTCCACTGATCATGTACAAAAAAAGATCTATTTACAGTCTAACAAATtcgatataatattattagtggATACTCAAGAAACTTGTGG TGGGAAGAGAAAACCTCAACATGATGCTACAATTTCGGAGTTATCACAATATGGTGTATTATTCGAAGTACGTCATTTAAAAGTTGGGGACTTTGCATGGATTGCCAGGTGTAGAAATACAAGAAACGAATTGATTCTTCCATATATAgtagaaagaaaaagaatagaTGATTTAAGTGCTAGTATTACAGATGGAAGATTCCATGAACAAAAG TTTCGATTGAAGCAATCAGGCATTGAAAATCGTATGTACATAATTGAAGAATATGATAAAAGCCACAGATTGGCAATACCACGATCATCTCTAATGCAAGCTTCTATAAATACTTTAATACAAGATGGATTTTTAGTAAAATACACTGCGAATCATAAAGACTCTATGTTTTATTTATCATCGTTAACAAAAGTTTTCAACGATGTTTTTAAT GAAAAGAATTTGGTGGGATGCAAAAAGGAAACTCTTCCCCAAGTAGATATTTTAAACGATACCGTTCATCTGATGGAATTTGAAGAATTCAATAAAGCTGCATCAAAGCAAAAA GTATTCAAAGTAAATCAAATGTTTATTCGTCAATTGCTACAGTTAAAGGGTGTATCTGTAGACAAAGCATTTGCAATTGTGGAGCATTATCCCACACCTAAAGTACTGGTTAACGCTTTCCAACAATCCGATTCCAATGGGGAGCTATTAATATCTAATATTCAATCAGGGAATAAGAAGCAGGTTCTTGGTTCAATAATTAGTAAAGCAATTTATCAGTTATACACCAACAAAACGTTAAATtag
- the Shc gene encoding SHC-adaptor protein, which produces MATGGSSFISKPARGWLHPDHLVSKEGITYTVKYIGCLEVYTSMKSLDFETRSCVAKECINRVCEAAGLKSADKKRRVDKKVLKAIADKPRMEHSGATINLTISSCSLALTNIETGHIIAKHEMPRISFASGGDTEILDFVAYVAKNMQEWRACYVLECGGGLAQDVISTIGQAFELRFKEFLTKPASLHPMLNGMREADRDYYNDLPGKVPPDIGPPPVPPLPTAASTLPNLKHHHSGQNHVTRSSAQNTVLHDSFSSNSDRHQQWAETGNLIDLNSDGTTTANFSMPPEHNYVNDSVIAATRESHRDQTSLFDVFDMQPFSSAISDMNRLSPHSQKQQLKQEIWFHGSVSRAEAESMLTRDGDFLVRESQGSPGQYVLTGMNNGTPKHLLLIDPEGVVRTKDRVFDSVSHLVNHHCDDLLPIISADSVLVLRHPIPRRTNN; this is translated from the exons ATGGCAACAGGAGGTAGCAGTTTTATAAGTAAACCTGCCAGGGGTTGGTTACACCCTGACCATTTAGTCAGTAAAGAAGGAATTACTTATACAGTGAAA TATATAGGATGTCTTGAAGTATATACATCCATGAAAAGCTTGGACTTCGAAACAAGATCATGCGTTGCCAA aGAATGTATAAATAGAGTCTGTGAAGCTGCAGGATTGAAGTCAGCAGACAAGAAGAGAAgg GTCGACAAGAAAGTGCTAAAGGCAATAGCAGACAAGCCTCGCATGGAGCATTCAGGTGCTACTATAAACTTAACTATTAGCAGTTGTAGTTTAGCCTTGACTAATATAGAAACTGGACACATAATTGCCAAACATGAAATGCCTCGGATATCTTTTGCTTCTGGTGGAGACACG GAAATATTGGACTTTGTTGCATATGTTGCGAAGAATATGCAAGAATGGAGAGCCTGTTATGTATTAGAATGTGGAGGTGGATTAGCACAAGATGTTATATCTACTATTGGACAAGCTTTCGAACTACGATTTAAAGAGTTCCTTACGAAACCAGCTTCATTACA TCCCATGTTAAATGGCATGAGAGAAGCAGACAGAGATTATTACAATGATTTGCCAGGTAAAGTACCACCAGACATTGGACCTCCACCAGTACCACCTTTGCCTACTGCGGCATCAACATTACCAAATTTAAAACATCATCATTCGGGGCAGAATCATGTAACACGAAGCAGCGCACAAAATACTGTTTTACACGACTCATTTTCTTCCAATTCTGATAGACATCAACAATGGGCAG AGACTGGTAATTTAATTGATTTAAATTCTGATGGAACAACCACTGCAAATTTCAGTATGCCTCCTGAACATAATTATGTAAATGATAGTGTAATAGCAGCAACCAGGGAAAGCCATCGTGATCAAACATCACTTTTCGATGTATTTGACATGC AGCCGTTTAGTTCTGCAATCTCGGATATGAATAGATTAAGTCCACATTCACAGAAACAACAACTAAAGCAAGAAATATGGTTTCATGGAAGTGTTAGTCGGGCTGAAGCAGAATCTATGCTTACACGG GATGGGGATTTTTTGGTTCGAGAATCACAAGGTTCACCAGGCCAATATGTTCTTACTGGAATGAATAATGGTACACCAAAACATTTATTGTTAATTGATCCCGAAGGTGTG GTTCGCACAAAAGATCGTGTCTTCGATAGCGTAAGTCACTTAGTTAATCATCATTGCGACGATTTATTACCAATTATATCAGCGGACAGTGTATTAGTACTTCGACATCCAATTCCTAGGCGTACAAATAATtga
- the FRG1 gene encoding FSHD region gene 1: protein MTMSEYDKVRTGKLVLKGEKIRSKKRKSKKQEREHVTTTDDNDTLNHGGWWKATQVSEVTGTVAIEFGNNTYMKALDNGLFTLGAPHDEGDGPSPEEILTAFPIGETKVALKSGYGKYLGVDKNGIVVGRSDAVGMIEQWEPIFQDKKLAILNSNNCFISLTEEDDIVCQNKTAGSSEFCTIRSIIQKTQDPNKDIPKEEQGSLLDVEVNYVRKFQKFQDKKLKLSKANHTELEKAKREGNLHETLLDRRSKMKADRYCK from the exons ATGACAATGTCCGAATACGACAAAGTAAGAACAGGGAAATTGGTTTTAAAAGGTGAAAAAATAAG ATCAAAAAAACGTAAATCTAAAAAGCAAGAAAGAGAACATGTTACTACCACTGATGATAACGACACTTTAAATCACG GTGGATGGTGGAAAGCTACACAAGTGTCTGAAGTTACAGGAACAGTGGCAATTGAGTTTGGAAATAATACTTATATGAAAGCTTTGGATAATGGATTATTTACTTTGGGTGCTCCTCATGATGAGGGTGATGGACCTTCTCCAGAAGAAATTTTGACAGCATTTCCaataggcgaaacaaaagttgcATTAAAGTCTGGCTATGGAAAGTATCTAGGTGTTGATAAGAATGGTATTGTTGTTGGAAGAAGTGATGCGGTTGGCATGATCGAACAATGGGAACCAATTTTTCAA GATAAGAAACTTGCTATCTTAAATAGCAATAATTGCTTCATATCGCTCACAGAAGAAGATGACATTGTTTGTCAAAATAAAACTGCTGGGTCCTCAGAATTTTGTACAATAAGAAGTATAATTCAGAAAACTCAGGATCCAAATAAAGACATTCCAAAGGAAGAACAAGGTTCCTTACTGGATGTTGAAGTGAACTATGT GAGGAAGTTCCAGAAATTTCAGGATAAGAAGCTGAAACTAAGCAAAGCGAATCATACAGAATTAGAAAAAGCAAAGCGTGAAGGGAATTTGCATGAAACTCTCTTGGATAGAAGAAGTAAAATGAAAGCAGATCgatattgtaaataa